In the Quercus lobata isolate SW786 chromosome 5, ValleyOak3.0 Primary Assembly, whole genome shotgun sequence genome, one interval contains:
- the LOC115991844 gene encoding patatin-like protein 7 — MAAAVTVVSNPMLNLEEDSFFDVDKLSYEIFSILETKFLFGYDSIPTTPLQENLKLKPITTTNNISKNNSVGKVRVLSIDGGGATDGILAATALARLESFLRRKSGNPNARIAHFFDVVAGAGAGGILAALLFTRGKDGNPIFTADQALSFLIQNRRKLFRVSPESTLRRLLRRPAKLEKLFAKTFGESATLKDTLKTVLIPCYDLSSNGPFVFSRADAVEFDGYDFKMKDVCAATSAVGPVEMKSVDGRTKILAVNGEVAMNNPTAAAITHVLLNKQEFPMCNGVEDLLVVSLGNGESQFDVANSIPNGTQLVRIAGDGASDMVDQAVSRAFGQCRTSNYVRIQANESLAKKHSGLKKGMNSSSKSMDMLAVTENMLEQKNVESVLFQGKKMVETTNLEKLELFAGDLIKEQERRKTSILPTVTLKQSSPSPRTSSATTLSNSTLSSC; from the exons ATGGCGGCTGCAGTGACAGTAGTGTCAAACCCAATGCTCAACTTAGAAGAAGACTCTTTCTTTGACGTAGACAAGTTGTCTTATGAAATCTTCTCTATCCTTGAAACCAAGTTCCTCTTCGGCTATGATAGCATTCCCACCACTCCCCTCCAAGAAAACTTGAAATTGAAGCCCATAACCACCACCAATAACATCAGCAAAAACAATTCTGTCGGAAAAGTCCGAGTCCTCTCCATAGATGGAGGCGGCGCCACCGACGGCATCCTCGCCGCCACAGCCCTCGCCCGTCTCGAGTCTTTTCTCCGCCGCAAATCCGGCAACCCCAACGCCCGCATTGCCCACTTCTTCGACGTGGTGGCCGGAGCCGGCGCCGGGGGAATCCTCGCCGCACTTCTCTTCACCAGAGGAAAAGACGGCAACCCCATTTTCACGGCCGACCAAGCACTCAGCTTCCTCATCCAGAACCGCCGCAAGCTCTTCCGGGTGTCACCGGAAAGCACTCTCCGGCGACTCCTCCGCCGTCCGGCGAAGCTGGAGAAACTCTTCGCCAAGACTTTTGGGGAGTCAGCCACCCTGAAAGACACGCTGAAGACGGTTCTGATCCCTTGCTACGACCTCTCCAGCAACGGGCCGTTCGTGTTTTCCCGCGCGGATGCTGTGGAATTCGACGGCTACGATTTCAAGATGAAGGACGTGTGTGCAGCCACGTCGGCTGTGGGGCCCGTGGAGATGAAGTCGGTGGACGGGAGGACGAAGATCTTGGCCGTGAATGGGGAGGTGGCGATGAATAATCCGACGGCTGCGGCTATCACGCACGTGCTGCTTAACAAGCAGGAGTTTCCTATGTGCAATGGAGTTGAGGATCTGCTTGTGGTGTCTTTAGGAAATGGGGAGTCCCAATTTGATGTTGCAAATTCAATTCCCAATGGAACTCAGCTTGTTAGAATTGCCGGAGATGGAGCTTCCGATATG GTTGATCAAGCAGTTTCAAGGGCATTTGGTCAGTGTAGGACAAGTAATTATGTTCGCATTCAGGCAAATGAAAGTCTAGCTAAAAAGCATAGTGGCTTGAAGAAGGGCATGAATTCTTCTAGCAAGAGCATGGACATGTTGGCCGTGACAGAAAACATGTTGGAACAGAAAAATGTGGAGTCAGTTTTATTTCAAGGGAAAAAGATGGTTGAGACCACAAATTTAGAGAAGCTAGAACTGTTTGCTGGAGATCTAATTAAAGAACAAGAGAGGAGAAAAACTAGCATTTTACCAACTGTGACATTGAAGCAGTCATCACCTTCACCAAGAACATCTTCAGCTACTACTTTATCAAATTCAACTCTATCTTCTTGCTAG